From Bos javanicus breed banteng chromosome 5, ARS-OSU_banteng_1.0, whole genome shotgun sequence, the proteins below share one genomic window:
- the ETFRF1 gene encoding electron transfer flavoprotein regulatory factor 1, with product MANSLRGEVLNLYKNLLYLGRDYPKGADYFKRRLKNVFLKNKDVKDPEKIKELIERGKFVMKELEALYFLRKYRAMKQRYYSDTNKTK from the exons ATGGCCAATTCTTTAAGAGGAGAAGTATTGAATCTTTATAAGAAT ctgCTGTATCTTGGACGAGACTATCCAAAAGGAGCAGACTATTTCAAAAGGCGTCTGAAGaatgttttccttaaaaacaaagaTGTGAAGGACCCAGAGAAGATCAAAGAACTTATTGAAAGGGGCAAATTTGTAATGAAAGAACTAGAAGCATTATACTTCCTTAGGAAATACAGAGCTATGAAACAACGCTATTACTCAGATACCAACAAAACTAAATGA